TTGCGAAAATTAATCGGCAGGCCAATAAGGTGGCGCACGAAATTGCGAGGTCTAGCTTTATAAATAAATCTGATGGGATTCTTCTTAATAGTGTTCCGCCCTGCGTGGCGAATTTTGTAATGAATGATTGTAATAAcattattaattaattaaataatatagGGGGGGGTTCAAAAAAAATATTAcatcaataatatatgacatgcaacttacacaaagcacacctttaaattcgtgtgtgaaaggagctttcaatgatataattttcacattgggcatgtcatgtattattaatcttgtcaatagtcaaagacggtcttaaaaaacgcattaggccctatatagatggaaggagggagtagcataTTTCACATGCCAAAAACTAAAGCTTTAAAGCATTGATCCGACGAAGGATAATGCAATAACCTTAATAACCCCAATAACCACTCGTGCAGTTTTTCATGTTCAAATCCGTAACTAATTTCAGTCAATCTGAAGCAATGCAGATCTTAGCCAGGCCAGATCGGCTCCCGGTGTAAAAGCTTATTTTGCATGCATACGCCTCCATGCCCTCGAAGACAACTGCAGATGCCCCAATGAATGTTCCATTTTCATCATGGCAGACCACTCCAACCACACCCTGACTCGTATACCCTACCACACCCCCATCTGCATTAAGCTTTGCTTCACCTGGTCGCCATCCAGTTACGCGCTCCTTGTGCGGCGTAGTTTGTCGCCCGCGGGCGACATATGTAGGGGATAAACACCTAATTACAAGGCAAATTTGGCCAGCCCGCTTCAGCGTTCGCTACGTTGTTTTGTTTGCTATACCATTGAATCCTTTTTTTTCGTTGTTGTTTTTGTTCCAccttttttttcctttgttttgttCGTTGCACTACTACAACATTTTTTTCTCCAGTTTCCTTGTTCTAGTctttgttttgtttgtttgttgtgttGTTGCAGCGTTTCCTTGGTTTTTCTGTTGTGGTTTTTTTTCAGTCTTTTTATGGTTTACTTTTTTGCttcttctgtttttttattttttttattttttttgtcttttttaatACTTGTGTTTTAATACACAGCTAACATATTTTCAGTACATGCCGAACAATTTTATATTGCATGGCAGACAAATTTTTAAACATGGAGATCAATTTTATTAAACATGATGACTGTTTTTTAATATATGGTGAACTTTTAAATATAtagtgaacaatttttaaatacatgatgaacTTTTAATATACAGTGAACAATATTTAAATATGTGCTGAATATTCTGTAATACacttcaacatttttaaaataaaattTCATTTTTGTGTATTTAAAATTTCGTACGGAAATCTGAAAACCAGATCGAAAAAGCCGCTACAAAGGGAAAATCCTATATGCCGCTCGTTGCgtcaaactgccggcgcttcgcacaGGGGAGCGACCGAGCAGCTACGCAACGGGCCGGCCCGTTGAACCGTTCCAGCGCTCccggttttaggaaccttctagagGTTTCCAGCTGGTTTTTTccggttttaggaaccttctagaaggttcatgAACcggttttttttctatttctgtttcgtttttttttcaagtttatgttttctttttcaaaaaaatgttcacattttttggaaaatgttcgcgcttttacaaaaatgttcagaatttgaaAGCAattcgtgttttcaaattttgttcacaaattcaaaaactgTATGCATTTCtcaaaaattgttcagaattttcaaaaattgttcaaaaaatgttcgcgcttcAAATTTGTTTGgtattttcaaattttcaaaaattgttcagaattttcaaaaatttgttTGGTATTTTCAAATTTGTTCTCTGTTCGAAAATTTGTTCTAAATATTCAAAAATGTCCGTGCTTTAATACATTGTtcatgcttccaaatttgttctctgttttaaaatttgttctcaagattcaaaaaatgttcatgctttaagaaattgtccaaatttgttcttagtttcaaaatttgttctcaagattcaaaaaatgttcgtacttTTAGAAAAAATTtatgttcaaattttgttctcaatttcaaaattttgttctctaaattcaaaaattgttcggaaTTTAGAAAATCTTCCTGTTTTTTCAAGATTTGTTCACcagttcaaaaaatgtttatgtttttaAAACAAATCACTATTCAGAAAATTGTTCAGATTTTCTAAGAACATTTTTCTTTTTATGAAAAATTGATCGTAATTTTAATTAATGTTCCTGTTTTTCAATATTTGTCCACAACTTCAAAGTTGTTCCTGTTTTTCAAATTTGGTTAAAAATTCGAAAAATTGCTAAAACATTTTCAAAACTCGTTTGTGTTCTGTAAACAACGTTCGTACTTTTCAAATAATATATTCAGAATTTACAACAAATGataggaaaaaggaaaaataatccGATTCCTTAGATATGATAGGTCTAAAGGGCTCGCATTGCACTTTCACCAGCGTACAGAGTCTGGCGTAGTGGCTAGCTAGGCATGTCTATAGTCTCGCGGTCGCGGTTCGAATCCTGGCTGAAGCGCTCCGTTTCTAATCATTTATTTTTTACACTGCTCGCTGCCTTCCTGGGCCAGCCCAGTCGAGGGACTGCCATATGCGAAGCCTGGACATTCTGCCGCATAATGCGGCAGATAGGAAGTCCCGCTACAAAGAGCTGCATGGCTACAGAAACAAAGGTTAGCACGCTTATTGGGCTGGCCCATTGCGCTCGCTTCAGCGTCGCCTCAAGCGTCAACTAGGAGGTCTCGATttagttctcaaaaaaaaaaggagGTCTCGttttctctctgtctctctctcaaaaaaaagaGGTCTCGATTTACCTGCTCTGACCCTCCAAAGCCCGACGCCGGAGCCGTCCGCCCGTGGTAGGACAAAGGAGATGTCGTCGGCGGCGCAGCAGCTGCCGCGGACGGAGTTGCGGACGCTGTCGGGGCACGAGGGCGCGGTGCTCGCCGTACGCTTCAACCACGACGGCAAGTACTGCCTGAGCTGCGGCAAGGACCGCACCGTCCGCCTCTGGAACCCCCACACCGGCGCCCACGTCAAGACCTACAAATCCCACGGTCGCGAGGTTCGCGACGTGAACGCGTCCTCGTACGCGCCCTCGCTCGCAACCCTTCTTCCCATCTGATTTGGAGGCGCACGGCTGGGGAATTTAACGGCGACTCCGTTCGCAGGGACAACGCGAAGCTGGTGTCGTGCGGCGGGGACAAGCAGATCTTCTACTGGGATGTTGCCTCCGGCAAAGTCATCCGTAAGTTCCGCGGCCACAACAGCGAGGTAATGTATCTGCCATCGATTGATTGGGATATTGTTATGTGATGCTGATGCCCTCGCTAGTGCTGCTATTGAGGGCTTGTTGTTTTcagttttcacttatacagtattATTAAGCAAATTCGGTGTCATAGGCGCAAGCTGCTGGAAAGCATTATAATTATTTCTATGCCAGTGTTACTAATGGTTTTAGCTCTGTATCTTGTGTGAAGTAGTAGCAATGTTATAGTGAAAACTGAAAACTACTGTATTTAGTTGTTTGTGATTGTAATTGAAACAAAGTAGTGCAGACCACTGTAATTTGTAGAAGGAATAGAGAGGGGATTGGTGGAatattgttgtattgcttgagcctcgtgggtatatatatatatatatatataggagtaaatGATCAACTTGGAGTAAAGACAAGGTAGAAATAAATCCTATGCTATCCTGTGTTTCCTAACTAATCACGACGCTCAACATAATTCAACAACGTGAATCCTGTAGTTTCACTATGATGTTGGGAACTTTTCTTTGTACCCTGGAGGGCGTCTTCACCTCTGCTCATTTAACGATTGCTACTGTAATGGGGACCTCATAGGGCAAGTACTCTACAAGCAAGCTGTAAAATGCTGAATTCTGCACATCGTGGTATTACTACCGTTTTTAGAACTCAAATACCATGTCCAAATCAGTGCACCAATACCATACTTCTTTAATGACACTCTTGTGGTGTTATGCTGTTGTTCAATTTACATGCATTACCATACACCGACAGTGTGATTATTATTAGGCCCATCAGTGATACCCAAAACCTGATAAAATAGCAGGTTTATGAATATGTTTGATTCTTGATGATTCTCCATTTTTGCTGAGATTTCTCCATTCTGCTTCCTTCAGGTCAATTCAGTGAAGTTTAATGAGCACAACACTGTTGTACTGTCAGCTGGTTATGACCGTTCAGTTCGTGCATTTGACTGCAGGTCACAGAGCAGTGATCCGATTCAGGTATTTATTTTTATTGTTAAAAAACATATGGATTCGTCAATCATAGTCGTAGATTTTTTTTCTCATATACTTGGTTATGTCATCAATTTTCTCTCCTAGTGCAGACAA
Above is a window of Triticum aestivum cultivar Chinese Spring chromosome 6B, IWGSC CS RefSeq v2.1, whole genome shotgun sequence DNA encoding:
- the LOC123139322 gene encoding WD repeat domain-containing protein 83, which encodes MATETKRRLKRQLGGLDLVLKKKRRSRFLSVSLSKKRGLDLPALTLQSPTPEPSARGRTKEMSSAAQQLPRTELRTLSGHEGAVLAVRFNHDGKYCLSCGKDRTVRLWNPHTGAHVKTYKSHGREVRDVNASSDNAKLVSCGGDKQIFYWDVASGKVIRKFRGHNSEVNSVKFNEHNTVVLSAGYDRSVRAFDCRSQSSDPIQTIDTFQDSVMSVNVTNTEIIAGSVDGTVRTFDIRMGRETVDNLGHPVNCISLSNDRNCLLANCLDSTVRLLDKNSGEMLQEYKGHICKSFKMDCCLTNDDAFVIGGSEDGFVFFWELVDAPIVATFRAHSSVVTSVSYHPTKTCMLTSSVDGTIRVWT